In Altererythrobacter rubellus, the following are encoded in one genomic region:
- a CDS encoding DNA polymerase III subunit gamma/tau: MGDSPENTDTPPWDTGEQEEAGKPSAAELEAAGQNSMFGDAEPAPEPTAESTGAPTALPDPATPSAAAAPVDTNQPYRVLARKYRPQTFSELIGQDAMVRTLGNAIKRERLAHAFLMTGVRGVGKTSTARLIAKALNCVGPDGQGGPTIDPCGQCEPCSAIAEGRHIDVIEMDAASHTGVDDVREIIEQVRYSAVSARYKIYIIDEVHMLTRNAFNALLKTLEEPPAHVKFLFATTEVEKLPVTVLSRTQRFDLRRISAELLQSHFAMICEKEGVPAEDEALHIIAAAAEGSVRDGLSILDQAIAHADMDTDGKVTAAKVRDMLGLADKGAQRRVLGHLLEGDAKALLAAIEEQYALGVEPLALMRALMDLTHRITVAQVSGGEPDVPTAEERTALGEFAQRLSPAQLHRLWQLLLKGHEEVRNAPDPLVSAQMALLRAMHAAEMPDPGKLSKKLEELAEKGIARTAVTAASGDGANASGAAPAQASVEWGALVQQIDDAGQLRIAQIMRDWIRVNELAPNKLVYSVKDGLGEDPGAELRDCLCRVTGSRWQVERGQGVGAPTLREQEEATNLAKEQEIREHPMVKATFEAFPDARLLADEDKVAQAGGSKWNR, translated from the coding sequence ATGGGTGATTCACCGGAAAACACGGATACGCCGCCATGGGACACTGGTGAGCAGGAAGAGGCTGGAAAGCCAAGTGCAGCCGAGTTGGAGGCTGCCGGTCAAAATTCCATGTTTGGCGATGCCGAACCCGCACCCGAGCCCACCGCTGAGTCAACCGGAGCACCTACGGCTTTGCCAGACCCTGCGACTCCCTCTGCCGCTGCCGCTCCGGTGGACACAAACCAGCCTTATCGTGTTCTGGCGCGCAAATATCGCCCGCAAACCTTCAGCGAGCTGATCGGTCAGGATGCGATGGTCCGCACACTTGGTAATGCGATCAAGCGAGAACGGCTGGCACATGCTTTCTTGATGACTGGGGTTCGCGGGGTCGGCAAGACATCGACGGCGCGATTGATTGCAAAGGCATTGAACTGTGTTGGGCCGGACGGGCAGGGTGGCCCAACGATCGATCCCTGCGGTCAGTGTGAACCGTGTTCAGCTATCGCAGAGGGCCGGCACATTGATGTGATCGAGATGGATGCGGCTTCGCATACCGGTGTCGACGACGTGCGCGAGATTATCGAACAGGTCCGCTATTCTGCCGTTTCGGCTCGCTACAAGATCTACATCATCGATGAAGTCCACATGCTGACGCGCAATGCCTTCAACGCATTGCTCAAGACGCTGGAAGAACCACCCGCGCATGTAAAGTTCCTCTTCGCGACCACCGAAGTCGAAAAGCTGCCGGTGACGGTGCTTAGCCGCACGCAGCGTTTCGACCTCCGGCGCATTTCGGCTGAGCTTCTGCAAAGCCATTTCGCGATGATCTGCGAAAAGGAAGGCGTTCCTGCCGAAGACGAAGCATTGCATATCATTGCCGCTGCCGCCGAGGGCTCTGTGCGGGATGGCCTGTCCATTCTTGACCAAGCGATTGCGCATGCGGACATGGATACAGACGGCAAGGTCACAGCCGCGAAAGTTCGCGACATGCTGGGCCTTGCTGATAAGGGCGCGCAGCGGAGAGTTCTCGGGCATTTGCTCGAAGGCGATGCCAAAGCTTTGCTGGCGGCGATCGAAGAGCAATACGCATTGGGCGTTGAACCGCTCGCTCTGATGCGAGCGCTGATGGACCTAACGCACCGCATTACAGTAGCGCAAGTTTCGGGTGGTGAGCCCGACGTGCCTACCGCCGAAGAACGCACTGCGCTGGGCGAGTTTGCACAACGGTTGTCTCCCGCACAGCTGCACCGGTTGTGGCAATTGCTGCTGAAGGGCCATGAGGAAGTGCGTAATGCGCCTGATCCGCTGGTATCTGCGCAAATGGCATTGTTGCGGGCGATGCACGCAGCGGAGATGCCAGATCCAGGCAAACTTTCGAAGAAGCTGGAAGAGCTTGCGGAGAAGGGTATCGCGCGCACTGCCGTAACAGCCGCATCTGGCGATGGAGCGAATGCGAGTGGGGCGGCGCCTGCGCAAGCCTCGGTCGAATGGGGCGCGCTGGTGCAACAGATCGATGATGCTGGCCAATTGCGGATCGCGCAGATTATGCGAGACTGGATCCGGGTGAACGAGCTTGCTCCGAATAAGCTGGTCTATTCGGTGAAAGATGGATTGGGCGAAGACCCCGGCGCTGAACTGCGCGATTGCCTTTGCCGAGTAACAGGCAGCCGCTGGCAGGTTGAGCGCGGCCAGGGTGTTGGCGCGCCGACCTTGCGCGAGCAGGAAGAAGCCACCAACTTGGCCAAGGAACAAGAAATCCGCGAGCATCCTATGGTCAAGGCGACCTTTGAGGCATTTCCAGATGCCCGGTTGCTCGCAGATGAAGACAAAGTCGCTCAAGCGGGCGGCAGCAAATGGAATAGGTAA
- a CDS encoding ETC complex I subunit, with protein MSARIYQQPKSAMQSGKAKIDTWVLEFEQSEARRPDPLMGWTGSGDTQAQVSLKFPTKEAAKEYAEKHGIAVRIHATPPKSLKLQAYADNFR; from the coding sequence ATGAGCGCACGTATCTATCAGCAGCCAAAAAGTGCCATGCAGTCAGGCAAGGCGAAGATTGACACTTGGGTGCTCGAATTCGAGCAATCCGAAGCGCGTCGGCCCGATCCATTGATGGGATGGACGGGCAGCGGCGACACTCAGGCGCAGGTCTCGCTCAAATTCCCGACTAAAGAGGCGGCGAAGGAATACGCTGAGAAGCATGGGATTGCCGTGCGCATTCATGCGACACCGCCCAAATCGCTCAAGCTACAAGCTTACGCGGACAACTTTCGCTGA
- the hrpB gene encoding ATP-dependent helicase HrpB: MLLELPIDEKLGELTTALADSGAAVLVAPPGAGKTTAVAPALLEEAWCTGQIILTSPRRVAARAAAERMAEILGEKPGETVGYVTRLDSKTSAKTRVLVVTEAIFVNRIIEDPELAGISVVLFDEAHERHLDSDLGLALALESRAVLRNDLRILVMSATIDGARFAKLLGNRAPVIESEGRAYPLRIEWLGSRPDARIEDAMADAVMQAWRETEGELLAFLPGVGEIERTRERLEARLPDVPILPLHGQVQPAQQRAAIKRDAGGHRRIVLATDIAETSLTLDGVSVVIDSGLARYAEFDKAAGTTRLVTRRASQAASAQRAGRAARQGPGVAYRLWEEGGHAGRPAFAPAEIETADLAPLVLKLAKWGSSDHASLAWIDPPPEAAIATARTSLLKMGALDEDGRITAQGNQIASLPLDPFAAAAVLFGAEVSQAFDAAKLVLLVQERGLGGRGEDLLQRLDHWNGDRGKRAEASRKLAQGWAKAAGRLISGTEPEPRNPALFLAFARPDFVARRRDKSGEQWLSAGGRGFQLDPASPLARAEWIVIGDAQGQAKGARIAAAAELSVQDIEEHLQYLVEKRSVINWNNEEKRAEARLERRLGAIILASGPDPAPDPEAIVDKLVEKALESLGELLPADLLARGKFVQIEALELQRLRDSADTWLRPILYGRRDLDVPRGKLIEAILNQLDWGTRQQLDRLAPREFTSPAGTCHTIDYAGDDAPSVEVRVQALFGLDQHPMIGRTPLLMKLASPAGRPIQSTRDLPRFWRGSWADVKKDMKGRYPKHRWPDEPWVEKPSLKTKNAFNRSEN, from the coding sequence ATGCTTCTCGAACTGCCAATAGATGAGAAACTCGGAGAGTTGACGACAGCACTGGCAGATTCTGGCGCTGCGGTGCTTGTTGCGCCGCCGGGTGCGGGCAAGACTACGGCTGTGGCCCCGGCCCTGCTTGAAGAAGCCTGGTGCACTGGACAGATAATCCTCACTTCACCGCGGCGAGTTGCGGCTCGCGCAGCAGCAGAACGTATGGCGGAAATACTGGGCGAGAAACCTGGTGAAACAGTCGGTTATGTGACCCGGTTGGATAGCAAAACATCGGCCAAAACGCGCGTTCTGGTCGTAACAGAGGCCATCTTCGTAAACCGTATCATCGAAGACCCTGAACTGGCAGGCATTTCCGTTGTCTTGTTCGACGAAGCGCATGAGCGGCATCTGGACAGCGATCTTGGTCTGGCGCTGGCCTTGGAAAGCCGCGCCGTCTTGCGCAATGACCTGCGCATATTGGTTATGAGCGCAACGATAGATGGTGCGCGCTTTGCGAAGCTTCTGGGGAATCGCGCACCAGTTATCGAAAGTGAAGGGCGCGCGTATCCTTTACGTATTGAATGGCTGGGTTCGCGACCCGATGCGCGCATTGAAGACGCGATGGCCGATGCGGTGATGCAGGCTTGGCGAGAGACAGAGGGGGAATTGCTGGCGTTCCTTCCTGGTGTCGGTGAGATTGAACGCACAAGAGAACGCCTGGAAGCACGTTTGCCTGATGTGCCCATCCTTCCACTGCACGGGCAAGTTCAGCCCGCGCAGCAGCGCGCAGCGATCAAACGCGATGCGGGCGGTCACCGACGGATTGTGCTCGCAACAGACATTGCCGAGACTTCGCTGACGCTGGACGGAGTATCTGTCGTCATCGATAGCGGTCTCGCGCGATATGCCGAATTCGACAAGGCAGCTGGAACTACTCGGCTGGTTACCCGCCGCGCCAGTCAAGCGGCATCAGCGCAAAGGGCCGGCCGCGCCGCCCGCCAAGGGCCGGGCGTGGCCTACCGCTTGTGGGAAGAAGGTGGGCATGCTGGCCGCCCAGCGTTCGCTCCCGCTGAGATCGAGACAGCCGATCTGGCGCCTCTGGTCCTGAAACTTGCAAAATGGGGAAGTTCTGACCATGCGAGCCTGGCCTGGATCGATCCCCCACCGGAAGCCGCAATTGCCACCGCGCGCACTTCTCTGTTGAAAATGGGGGCTCTGGACGAAGACGGCAGGATAACTGCGCAAGGCAATCAGATCGCTTCATTGCCCCTAGATCCCTTCGCTGCTGCCGCGGTGCTATTCGGAGCGGAGGTTTCGCAAGCGTTTGACGCAGCGAAGTTGGTTCTGCTCGTGCAGGAGCGCGGGCTCGGCGGTCGCGGTGAGGATCTGCTTCAGCGCCTGGACCATTGGAACGGCGATCGGGGTAAACGCGCAGAAGCCTCGCGCAAGCTTGCTCAGGGCTGGGCAAAGGCAGCGGGGCGGTTAATTTCAGGCACGGAACCGGAGCCACGCAATCCAGCACTTTTCCTCGCATTTGCGCGGCCTGATTTTGTCGCGAGAAGACGCGACAAGTCTGGCGAGCAATGGCTGTCGGCTGGTGGCAGGGGCTTTCAACTTGATCCTGCTTCACCTCTGGCGCGTGCGGAGTGGATAGTTATTGGCGATGCGCAGGGTCAGGCAAAGGGCGCGCGGATCGCCGCAGCAGCGGAACTGAGCGTGCAAGACATCGAAGAGCATCTTCAATACCTGGTTGAAAAGCGCTCGGTAATAAACTGGAATAATGAGGAAAAGCGTGCTGAGGCGCGGCTAGAGCGGAGGCTCGGTGCGATCATCTTGGCGAGTGGTCCAGACCCCGCGCCAGACCCGGAAGCGATTGTGGATAAGCTAGTGGAAAAGGCGTTGGAAAGCTTGGGAGAACTCCTGCCTGCTGACCTATTGGCACGCGGAAAATTCGTACAGATTGAAGCGCTTGAACTACAAAGGCTCCGAGACAGCGCCGACACATGGCTGAGACCGATACTGTATGGACGGCGCGATCTCGATGTGCCGCGCGGAAAGCTGATTGAAGCCATCCTCAATCAGCTCGATTGGGGCACGCGCCAACAGTTGGACCGATTGGCTCCGCGCGAGTTCACATCACCTGCCGGAACATGTCACACGATCGATTATGCTGGCGATGACGCTCCATCAGTTGAAGTTCGTGTGCAGGCCCTGTTCGGATTGGACCAGCACCCGATGATCGGGCGCACACCACTGTTAATGAAGCTGGCCAGCCCGGCTGGCCGTCCGATTCAGTCGACCCGAGATTTGCCCAGGTTTTGGCGTGGCAGCTGGGCAGATGTGAAGAAAGATATGAAGGGGCGGTATCCGAAGCACCGCTGGCCCGACGAGCCGTGGGTGGAAAAACCAAGTCTGAAGACCAAAAACGCCTTCAATCGCAGCGAAAACTGA
- a CDS encoding polyprenyl synthetase family protein: MSATVVPLPRKQPSLEPMLALTANGMNAVNTVILDRMQSEIPLIPRLAGHLISGGGKRLRPMLTLAGAELVGYQGSRHHLLAAAVEFIHTATLLHDDVVDGSELRRGKAAANIIFGNPATVLVGDFLFSRAFELMTEDGSLRVLKILSHASAVIAEGEVSQLSAQRQIETSEERYLHIIGAKTAALFAAASQISAVVAECDEEKERALEDYGRNLGVAFQLVDDAIDYDSDATEMGKEQGDDFREGKMTLPVILAYARGGEDERKFWKNAIMGHRSSDEDLAYARELMARHNAVEDTRERARHFAQRAIDAISIFPESKARAAMAEAAMFAVARGY, from the coding sequence ATGAGTGCAACAGTCGTCCCGCTTCCCCGAAAACAGCCATCGCTTGAGCCTATGCTCGCGCTGACGGCAAACGGTATGAATGCGGTGAATACGGTAATTCTCGACCGGATGCAGAGCGAGATCCCGCTTATTCCGCGACTCGCCGGCCATCTGATCTCTGGCGGCGGAAAACGTCTTCGTCCGATGCTTACGCTCGCTGGAGCCGAACTGGTTGGCTATCAGGGTTCGCGGCATCATCTGCTTGCAGCCGCTGTTGAATTCATTCATACCGCCACCTTGCTGCACGACGATGTCGTCGACGGCAGCGAACTGCGCCGTGGCAAGGCGGCAGCCAACATCATTTTCGGTAACCCAGCGACGGTTCTGGTCGGTGATTTCCTGTTTAGCCGCGCGTTCGAGTTGATGACTGAAGATGGCAGCCTGCGGGTTTTGAAGATACTCAGCCATGCCAGTGCGGTGATTGCTGAGGGGGAAGTCTCCCAGTTGTCAGCGCAACGTCAAATTGAAACCAGTGAAGAGCGCTATCTGCATATCATCGGTGCAAAAACGGCCGCATTGTTTGCAGCCGCCAGCCAGATCAGTGCGGTTGTTGCAGAATGCGATGAAGAAAAAGAACGCGCGTTGGAAGATTACGGGCGCAATCTAGGAGTCGCGTTCCAGCTGGTCGATGATGCGATCGATTACGATTCGGATGCGACCGAAATGGGCAAAGAGCAGGGCGATGATTTCCGCGAAGGCAAGATGACTCTACCGGTCATTCTGGCCTATGCGCGTGGCGGAGAGGATGAGCGCAAGTTCTGGAAAAACGCGATCATGGGGCACCGGTCCTCAGATGAAGACCTCGCATATGCACGCGAGCTGATGGCGCGACACAATGCGGTCGAAGATACACGCGAACGGGCACGTCATTTTGCCCAGCGCGCTATCGATGCGATCTCTATCTTCCCGGAAAGCAAGGCTCGCGCGGCGATGGCTGAAGCGGCGATGTTCGCGGTCGCGCGCGGCTATTAA
- a CDS encoding chorismate mutase, which yields MSDETQTSSEPDRVLSAYRKSIDNIDAAIIHMLAERFRITQAVGEYKAKVTLPPADPAREERQISRLRKLSEEADLDPEFSEKFLRFIIEEVIRHHEKARGA from the coding sequence ATGTCCGATGAAACGCAAACCTCGTCCGAACCCGATCGGGTCCTGTCCGCTTACCGCAAGAGCATCGACAATATCGATGCTGCAATAATTCATATGCTGGCCGAGCGGTTTCGCATCACGCAGGCCGTCGGCGAATACAAGGCGAAGGTTACTCTGCCGCCTGCCGACCCGGCGCGCGAGGAGCGCCAGATATCGCGCCTGCGCAAATTGTCCGAAGAGGCTGATCTCGACCCTGAGTTCAGCGAGAAATTCCTGCGCTTCATCATCGAAGAAGTCATCCGTCACCACGAAAAGGCTCGTGGGGCATAG